In one window of Leptidea sinapis chromosome 9, ilLepSina1.1, whole genome shotgun sequence DNA:
- the LOC126965972 gene encoding pancreatic triacylglycerol lipase-like isoform X3 — MEYILILCGVIIVNLKFGECQPFILTTDELENHISPDDLKDFLSFRGANQSSTTKSPISHDYAAFDETTSKLPVPDVVDCFGLGSLMKQLWFLNMRPGSSDNVNTHFYFSSRHQPERVQVYPGDQFGLEWVDFDPSRRTIMIVHGFMSHSNASWVNDMTKGFLKMEDLNIIAVDWSKGGNTWKYWRAVANTRRVGSDTTGFMRQLISATGANIKDFHFVGHSLGAHIAAYVSYHLGRVARVTGLDPAQPCFNNSTSVERLDKTDADFVDIIHTNGRLLEKIGFGLPDPVGDADFYPNGGMQQPGCVNDTTSIWAKLFPTTTNM; from the exons TGGAGAACCACATCAGCCCGGATGATCTGAAGGATTTTCTATCATTTCGTGGTGCTAACCAGAGTTCAACAACCAAGTCACCGATAAGCCACGACTATGCTGCCTTTGAC GAAACTACGTCGAAACTCCCCGTGCCGGATGTAGTGGATTGCTTCGGTCTGGGCTCGCTGATGAAGCAGCTGTGGTTTCTTAACATGCGGCCAGGATCTTCCGACAACGTCAACACACACTTCTATTTCTCCTCACGCCACCAACCAGAAAGGGTGCAG GTATACCCGGGTGATCAATTCGGACTAGAGTGGGTGGACTTTGATCCATCCCGCAGGACTATCATGATTGTGCATGGATTTATGAGTCACAGCAATGCCTCCTGGGTTAACGACATGACtaaaggatttttaaaaatg GAGGACCTGAATATAATAGCTGTGGACTGGAGTAAAGGTGGCAATACTTGGAAGTACTGGAGAGCTGTCGCTAATACGAGGAGAGTGGGCTCTGATACTACTGG GTTTATGCGCCAGTTGATATCTGCAACCGGAGCAAATATAAAGGACTTCCATTTTGTGGGACACAGTTTGGGCGCTCATATTGCCGCCTACGTGTCATACCATTTAGGTCGAGTGGCCAGAGTTACAG GATTGGACCCAGCACAGCCATGTTTTAACAACTCTACCAGCGTCGAGCGACTGGACAAAACTGATGCGGATTTTGTTGACATAATACATACTAATGGGAGACTTCTCGAGAAAATTGGCTTTGGCTTGCCCGATCCTGTTG GTGACGCAGACTTCTATCCCAACGGAGGCATGCAGCAGCCTGGTTGTGTCAACGATACCACATCCATTTGGGCTAAATTATTCCCAACTACTACTAATA TGTGA
- the LOC126965972 gene encoding pancreatic triacylglycerol lipase-like isoform X1, whose protein sequence is MKQLWFLNMRPGSSDNVNTHFYFSSRHQPERVQVYPGDQFGLEWVDFDPSRRTIMIVHGFMSHSNASWVNDMTKGFLKMEDLNIIAVDWSKGGNTWKYWRAVANTRRVGSDTTGFMRQLISATGANIKDFHFVGHSLGAHIAAYVSYHLGRVARVTGLDPAQPCFNNSTSVERLDKTDADFVDIIHTNGRLLEKIGFGLPDPVGDADFYPNGGMQQPGCVNDTTSIWAKLFPTTTNKLQQAICSHGRAYLLFTESLLNENCRFRGYRWNLTYEGVNASLVAACDLQGSCAEMGINAVGANHTKQAKGAYFVLTTEKEPYCPSEWERRNPYPELLRDLRQGFRIDRSAKLEDNVSRSYADPLLIHEVTTKKSWFKRFIQFR, encoded by the exons ATGAAGCAGCTGTGGTTTCTTAACATGCGGCCAGGATCTTCCGACAACGTCAACACACACTTCTATTTCTCCTCACGCCACCAACCAGAAAGGGTGCAG GTATACCCGGGTGATCAATTCGGACTAGAGTGGGTGGACTTTGATCCATCCCGCAGGACTATCATGATTGTGCATGGATTTATGAGTCACAGCAATGCCTCCTGGGTTAACGACATGACtaaaggatttttaaaaatg GAGGACCTGAATATAATAGCTGTGGACTGGAGTAAAGGTGGCAATACTTGGAAGTACTGGAGAGCTGTCGCTAATACGAGGAGAGTGGGCTCTGATACTACTGG GTTTATGCGCCAGTTGATATCTGCAACCGGAGCAAATATAAAGGACTTCCATTTTGTGGGACACAGTTTGGGCGCTCATATTGCCGCCTACGTGTCATACCATTTAGGTCGAGTGGCCAGAGTTACAG GATTGGACCCAGCACAGCCATGTTTTAACAACTCTACCAGCGTCGAGCGACTGGACAAAACTGATGCGGATTTTGTTGACATAATACATACTAATGGGAGACTTCTCGAGAAAATTGGCTTTGGCTTGCCCGATCCTGTTG GTGACGCAGACTTCTATCCCAACGGAGGCATGCAGCAGCCTGGTTGTGTCAACGATACCACATCCATTTGGGCTAAATTATTCCCAACTACTACTAATA AACTTCAGCAAGCAATCTGCAGCCATGGCCGAGCGTATCTCCTGTTTACGGAGTCCCTGCTGAATGAGAATTGCAGATTCAGAGGTTACAGGTGGAACTTAACTTACGAAGG TGTGAACGCGAGCCTGGTGGCGGCTTGCGATCTACAAGGATCCTGCGCTGAAATGGGAATCAATGCAGTTGGAGCGAACCACACGAAACAGGCTAAAGGCGCTTACTTTGTGCTGACGACGGAGAAGGAGCCGTACTGTC CAAGCGAATGGGAACGCCGAAATCCATATCCTGAGCTATTACGAGATTTACGTCAAGGATTTCGTATCGACAGATCAGCCAAGCTCGAAGACAATGTATCGCGGTCGTACGCCGACCCTTTACTGATCCACGAGGTGACTACAAAGAAGAGCTGGTTCAAAAGGTTTATTCAGTTCCGTTAG
- the LOC126965972 gene encoding pancreatic triacylglycerol lipase-like isoform X2 has product MIVHGFMSHSNASWVNDMTKGFLKMEDLNIIAVDWSKGGNTWKYWRAVANTRRVGSDTTGFMRQLISATGANIKDFHFVGHSLGAHIAAYVSYHLGRVARVTGLDPAQPCFNNSTSVERLDKTDADFVDIIHTNGRLLEKIGFGLPDPVGDADFYPNGGMQQPGCVNDTTSIWAKLFPTTTNKLQQAICSHGRAYLLFTESLLNENCRFRGYRWNLTYEGVNASLVAACDLQGSCAEMGINAVGANHTKQAKGAYFVLTTEKEPYCPSEWERRNPYPELLRDLRQGFRIDRSAKLEDNVSRSYADPLLIHEVTTKKSWFKRFIQFR; this is encoded by the exons ATGATTGTGCATGGATTTATGAGTCACAGCAATGCCTCCTGGGTTAACGACATGACtaaaggatttttaaaaatg GAGGACCTGAATATAATAGCTGTGGACTGGAGTAAAGGTGGCAATACTTGGAAGTACTGGAGAGCTGTCGCTAATACGAGGAGAGTGGGCTCTGATACTACTGG GTTTATGCGCCAGTTGATATCTGCAACCGGAGCAAATATAAAGGACTTCCATTTTGTGGGACACAGTTTGGGCGCTCATATTGCCGCCTACGTGTCATACCATTTAGGTCGAGTGGCCAGAGTTACAG GATTGGACCCAGCACAGCCATGTTTTAACAACTCTACCAGCGTCGAGCGACTGGACAAAACTGATGCGGATTTTGTTGACATAATACATACTAATGGGAGACTTCTCGAGAAAATTGGCTTTGGCTTGCCCGATCCTGTTG GTGACGCAGACTTCTATCCCAACGGAGGCATGCAGCAGCCTGGTTGTGTCAACGATACCACATCCATTTGGGCTAAATTATTCCCAACTACTACTAATA AACTTCAGCAAGCAATCTGCAGCCATGGCCGAGCGTATCTCCTGTTTACGGAGTCCCTGCTGAATGAGAATTGCAGATTCAGAGGTTACAGGTGGAACTTAACTTACGAAGG TGTGAACGCGAGCCTGGTGGCGGCTTGCGATCTACAAGGATCCTGCGCTGAAATGGGAATCAATGCAGTTGGAGCGAACCACACGAAACAGGCTAAAGGCGCTTACTTTGTGCTGACGACGGAGAAGGAGCCGTACTGTC CAAGCGAATGGGAACGCCGAAATCCATATCCTGAGCTATTACGAGATTTACGTCAAGGATTTCGTATCGACAGATCAGCCAAGCTCGAAGACAATGTATCGCGGTCGTACGCCGACCCTTTACTGATCCACGAGGTGACTACAAAGAAGAGCTGGTTCAAAAGGTTTATTCAGTTCCGTTAG